CGAAACACCCTTCATATCTAAAGAAGTCAACAGCGTACCAACCTTTACGAATGTAACTTGCAATCCTTCAAGTTCACACAAACGGCGAATGTCGTTTGCGAAAATGTATTGTTCCATTAATGGTGTCGCACCGAGTCCGTTAATAAGGATGGCGAAGTTGTCGCCTTTTCTCCAGCGATAAATGCTTTTTAGTTTGTTCATCAGTTCAATCGCTAATATTTCAGAAGAGGACAGCGATTCTTTGCGGTAACCTTTTTCACCGTGAATACCGACGCCGTAAAAGACTTCATCTTCGTTTAATGTGAATGAAGCTTGTCCTTTCACTGGGTCGTTGGCAGGTGAAAGGGCGACTCCTAATGTGTGTAAGTTTTCAGTGATAGAACGGCCGAGTGCAGTCAGTTCTTCTAAAGAATGTCCTTCAAGAGCGGCTGCACCAAGTATTTTTTGAATGAAAACAGTACCAGCGACGCCGCGTCTTCTTTTATTAAAGGAAACATCATCTTCAATTGAAACGTCGTCATTTACGATGATGTGGTCAATTTTTCTTCCTTCTTCTTTAGCAATTTGCTTTGCCGCTAGAAAGTTTTCAACGTCATCTTTAAAGTTTTTAATGATGAATAAAATACTTTTATCTTTCGGCATAAGGCGAGTTGCCATTATAATTTGTTCTACTGTAGGCGGAGTGAAAATGCTGCCGTTTACGGCCGCTGTAAGCATTCCTTTTCCTACATAGCCAATATCAGCAGGCTCATGTCCGCTACCACCGCCGCTTATAATAGCGACGTCTTGCTTCATTTTTTGGATATCTTTTACATAAATGATGTTATGTGTTTCGTCGTAATTTACTTTGTCATTATGTTCAAAATAAAAGCCATGCAGCATATCTTGAACGATATTTTGTACATCATTCATAATCTTTTTCATTGCTTTTGCCACCCTTTAATTACTTTGCTGATTGCTCCAGTAATAGTAGTAATTGATTGTTTATCATATTTTTCATGAGAGAAGACATAATGGAAGGATCTACTTCGCATTTGCTTTCAATCCAATCTTTTATCGTTCCGACGAAGCCGTGACTATAAAAGGAGGCAATCGTATTTTTTGTCTCATTAGAAAGGCTGAATCCACAGCTCACAGATAATTCATCAATAATCTTCATATATAAGTTTTTCGTATGCTCAAATAAATAGTGATTAAACGAGTTTTGTTCAATAACTTTAAAAGCATTTCGGTAAAACTTTTGATTTTCATAAAAGTAATCAAATAATAAATCAAAAATGTTTTCCCACGTTTCATAGTCAAGAAAATCGATAATGTTCTCTTTCGTTTCTTCTCTATAAATCCAGCTTAATAGTTCAAATTTATCTTTAAAATGATAATAAAAAGT
This genomic interval from Bacillus thuringiensis contains the following:
- the dhaS gene encoding dihydroxyacetone kinase transcriptional activator DhaS, which produces MTSSIISKKIIANSLKYLMETESFHKISVSDIMLHCQMRRQTFYYHFKDKFELLSWIYREETKENIIDFLDYETWENIFDLLFDYFYENQKFYRNAFKVIEQNSFNHYLFEHTKNLYMKIIDELSVSCGFSLSNETKNTIASFYSHGFVGTIKDWIESKCEVDPSIMSSLMKNMINNQLLLLLEQSAK
- the dhaQ gene encoding DhaKLM operon coactivator DhaQ; this translates as MKKIMNDVQNIVQDMLHGFYFEHNDKVNYDETHNIIYVKDIQKMKQDVAIISGGGSGHEPADIGYVGKGMLTAAVNGSIFTPPTVEQIIMATRLMPKDKSILFIIKNFKDDVENFLAAKQIAKEEGRKIDHIIVNDDVSIEDDVSFNKRRRGVAGTVFIQKILGAAALEGHSLEELTALGRSITENLHTLGVALSPANDPVKGQASFTLNEDEVFYGVGIHGEKGYRKESLSSSEILAIELMNKLKSIYRWRKGDNFAILINGLGATPLMEQYIFANDIRRLCELEGLQVTFVKVGTLLTSLDMKGVSLSLLKVEDLDWVKWLKADVRVGNW